Part of the Daphnia carinata strain CSIRO-1 unplaced genomic scaffold, CSIRO_AGI_Dcar_HiC_V3 NW_026453105.1, whole genome shotgun sequence genome is shown below.
TGTTCTATAATCCTGTCAAAAGGGAATAAGAACAATGGCTAATGGTCCTGTACTTAAAGTAAACCTAAACactatttgattttgatttggaatCGATTTGTGTGAACGATaaaatcatcatcaaaatccccattttaaaaatgatttttaaatcaaaatcataaaaatccGATTTAAATCatgatttaaatcatttttgatttaaatcatttatgATTTGGCGACCACTGAATATTATATATAACAGTTTCATAATCTCAGAAACCATACTTTTTTGATTGACTTTCGTCCAGGCCGTTATAAATGAGAAACCACTGAACTGGTTTGCTAGTAGGTAGCAAACACTATATCCCTCTATTGCATATTCCTTGTATACACTCATCGAGAGAGTATCATTTTCCTTGGTGATGACTGATGGATACCCACGGCCATTGTATAATGCTCCTGTGCTTTCGTTGCGTAGTATTTGGgagcatcggtgtagtagcttggagTAGCGTATGCTGTTGTGTAATACTCGGCTTCTTCGCTGTAGTGCTCAGGTGCCTTGGTGGTGTCGTATAGGACGCCGGAGTGGTGTATAGTATCCAGAAGAAAACGAGCGTCATTGGTCCACCCATGGACTCACCAGCCATCAAGATACAACAGCCAACAGCAGCCTTATGGCCTAGTTAGCTACAAGTGGAAAACGAATGCGATTTAATAAATGAATCAAACAAAGGGCCTTATCAAAATGGTGCAACTAATTGAAGGAAAAGTCAAAACTCTGAAAGAATCTACCACGAATTTATTAATAAAACGTGTTATTAAGTTTGAAAACGATACTTACCCATGATTGTAAAATAATGTAGACTTGATAGCGAACAGCTGTGTGACACTCGATATACTACCGTTGCTGTTCCATGAGCCCATTCGACGTAttccatatttgttttatcCTCATTTTATAAGCACCCCTAATGCACGCCACTAGCCTGTGGCATTGGTAATAAGAAATGAGGTATAATATTGTAACCCGTCCTTTAATGACGTTGTCATGTACCTGAAGACATTCTCTTCCCTTCCGGCTGTTGGCGATTGCGATTGAAACCCACATAATCTGTGAAAACTAGGGTATTCTCTACTGTTGCACAAATCGAAACCTTTCGCCTTGATTTTCACCAGTTTACAGGGGAAATAAAGATACGTCCTATAATGATAACGCCATGTCAATCCTAGAATTACAGGATTAACAATAAatgacaaaaatgaataatgacGATCCTAAATTTGCTTCAACTTATTTTTTCCCCACAGTTGCAATAACACAGAACatcaatcttttattttcttttttttttaccacatgCACCTTGTAATGACTGCATTCTGTTGTTTCTCACCACGTCCTGTTGGGAACTGGCAACCTGGCAGTTCAGCTCCCTAACATGGACGTGTACTCGCAGGCCCTGCAATTGTGGGAGCCACATGATTGCTGGGAAGAGACATAAAAATAGAAGGTAATAAAGACCAAGTTACTGACAACTACGTTTCTTTATGAACTGTAAGTTGCAGCATATGCTTAAAACCATAGCAAAATGACTAGATGcagtaaattatttttctgaaattataaaaacatctagaaattttcaaatacacAAAATCTGAACGGCCGAGTTGTCCTGCCCGCATATGGAGCGGTCACGCGGAAACTTTGCCACCGTTAGTTCACGAACCAGTGTCTGTCTCAAGTAGTAGCCGATTTTGATTCTTATTAGTTTTCATGAgacaaattaataaataagtGAAACTATGGTGATGGTGATGCTGGGCGGCTTCTCATGTGacgtttttttgtcttaacaCTCCTGAATTAGTAACTGGGGGGCTACTGTATTATGCAGCCGATTTGAAAAAGCAGTTGAGCATGTTGTGTTCCACGTGTGTTGCAAtaaaaatcaagttgttttCTATGGGTTGGACGCCGCCCAGATGGCCTAGGTTAAGAGATGAGAGGGTGGAAATCGTAATAATGAGAGGATTATTTCCGTAAGGATAACCCCCCTCACCCACTCCATACATTAGGGAAATATCGTGAGTGTGTACCCCTCCCCCTGTGTGCTATTACGCATGATGGTAAAATCATTGGACTACGTGAGACTTTactgttgaaagaaaaatccgcTACGTTCAACTCGGTAGCTCATGTAAGGATTATTACGCATTTATCGTCGGTGCAACAATGGCCTGTACGTTTGGTTTGCGGCAGTTCAGCGACAACGAAAAGCGATTACTCAGTGTATTTAAATAAGGTCTTTCAGTGCATGTAACAACGTCAGCTAATACCTGGTACACCGAGGCCTTAAAAATCGTTAAGCTCATGCCGGATCTCTTGCCTTCAAATACGAACGTACTATGCAAGTTTAATTTACTGATGTGAAATAAAGTATGATATGTCTCCATTTACGTTTAGCATTATTACGCAGGGCATGAACAGTTTGAAAAACGTTACTTCTCTGTGTGAGCATAAGTTTTGTCGATTTGTACACAACCGAAGGCAGGTCTCACACAAGGCTTCTTTGATGCATGGCGGAGAAAAGAATACCTTTGGCTTGATTGTTGGCTGAAAGCAATCAATGATAATATTATAAATACCATTGATTGTTGTTTGCTCTGAAAAATTCCTGATGTGACACTACACAGCAGACGACtaaagaaattagaagataTGCGTGAATGTGCGGCTTACCTGCCACCTAGCGCCAAACCGAAGAGAAGTTTCCAAATTTTGTAGCGGGACTGCTAGATTCCCGTCACGAATGCTTGTTACACCCAGAGCTGCCGTAATCgtgattgaaaattaatcgcgattgcgatttcgattaaaattttaatcggcgatcaaattatttaaaaataatcgcaatcggcgattaaagtggaaaaaaattaatttttaatcgcgattatttttcgattatttagcgacatctatgaacggtagatgagactatatgaaagtctactcatagctttgtcatttttgtagcagacgctttttgaaatgttcactttttcaatttttttcaatttaaacagtGTTAAGCtattttcttactgctagatggcgctcaaaaataatcggaaaaacaatcgctaagaaatttaatcgccgatcaaattttttcaacagacgaatgatcgccgatcattttttttgcgattatcgacggttaccgataatcgctcaagaaataatcggacggcaagtctgggTACAACTATGTGCGATGGCATACAGTGGCTAATATGGTGATGGACGTAGTCCGGCCATTTGGAGATTGTCTGACGCTAATTCCAGGTCAAAATGGCTTCAAGACTGTCGTAAAGATCCACATTAGCTACAATATGCTATTACACATGGCTGCACTCATGGTATATGGTGGCTATATTGTGATGAACGTAGTCCGACCATTTGGAGATTGTCTGACGCTCATTCCATGTCGAAATGCCTTCAAGACTGTCGTAAAGATCCATATAGTCTGAACAACCTTGGCTCGAATTGAAAGCGAACGCTGTACCCCTAAATGAAGGAAGCTAGAGTCAACACGGATTACCGACCGGTAATTCGACCGATCCCACCttgttttcatgttccttAAAATTAGCtctattaaatttaaaataaaaaatttagagaaGCCTGTTCGTAAATATCTATACAGGTTAAGTTAATCATTCGACTTCATTGATAAATCTGATGCTAATTGCAAGGCGATAATGGATGAAAGAGGGACTTAAGGATCGGAACAGTTTGAATAACTTTAAATTGCGACTACATTGGCTGGTTGCATTGGGAACCAGCACTTAATTCTAAATCGAAGAAACTATAGGTGCCCACGTCGATTATAAAATGTGGTTAAAGTTAATACGGTTACGACGCACAAACCCACTCCTTTCTCACGTGATTTTAGATTGACATTCATATTCacatgtattttttgtacCGATAATACAAGAGATGCCAGTGCATTCAgaacataaatttaaataatgtgtTCAGCCAGGATTTTATATAATTTAGTAAATCTTATAGCCTTTGCCGTTGAAAGGGATGTGAACAGGTgcaactgggagctcatattcgtggacgggagcgacgggcaagtgatcaccttTTGGCTGGAATCCAGCTTCGTCAGCcgcccaggtcaaagtgaacttctcgccttcaggagaaacccagtaagaagatcccttgttggtgttgcctaggacttcaccgtacgattctttgccgtaggaatcgtaggtgactccttgcatcttcttctgaacctgagactcttcgcgggtggtgtagtcagaTTGGGCATAGCTATCggttgaaataataaaatttgtctAATGGTTATCTTTAGTTCTTAAAATAATGAGTATAAAGTATGAAATAGATttacctccattggctgctgccatcgagattgcgctcgtcagattggctggtggCGGTGATGtcggcgtatttgttatccttgttgtagctgggagtagggtaagctggtgcggggtagactggtgcagggtaggctggtgcagggtaggctggtgcagggtaggctggtgcaggatAGGCCGCTGCGGGGTAACTAGGAGTAGTGTACTTCGGTACAGGGTAGCTTGGGGCTGGGTAGCCGGGTGCGTTGTActccggcttgtagctggatggaacagcggcagcgacggccaagaaagcggcgaCGATGAACTGTCAGAAAATGtcgttttaaatataaagttaattttatttcaaaataagaataagagaTGAAATGCCTTACGAGCTTCATGTTGTATTAGGAGGGTTTGATAAACAACTGATTTTCTGAGTCCTTCCATCCTGGACTTTTATAGTCGAGTGAGAGGCAAAGAGCATTCAGTTGACCTAGTTGTTTTGGCAGCTAGATTTCGCCAGAGCAAATTAGGTTTTGGGCGTTGAATAAAATACCTTACTTTCGCTTTTCACGTTAACCACggtgcattttttattttgtttggctgGTGAAGGATTTATTTTGTCTCCTGGTCTTTGATGAACAGAAATCAATATCGTGTTATAGGAGTATTCACACGTCTGTGTCtatgaaatacaaataatataatttatctTACTAAAATCAGGTTGGGTGAACGATAATTTGCTCAATTCCGACCCGTGATTAGACCATCCGATTTTTCTATTTGGGTTTTTTCACATGTAATTGTTGTTCTAGCGTAACAGAAATTCTATCCAGCAGACATTAAAGGaagtaaagaataaagttcatttattaaaattcccaattttgtttattttgttttctaagtTTAACATTAAACGTAAGCTTTTCCCATAATGAACCGTAGCCTTTTATCAGTGGTAGTTAGATCATCTATTGACAGTATAAAAGAgttgataaaacaatttatgtttggtaacggtgttggttcgctAGCGCCGTTACTGCGTGTATATGCCTTACTAATGTTTATCTAATTCTAATTGCAGGTCTGGGAATGACTGGAAAGAGTGACGCAAAGGTCGTGCCAGGTAAAACAACGATGAGCTGTGACCACGCTGGCTGGTTCCATGGAAAGCAAACGCTATCaactctaaatggaaattaggtGTCCACATGAATTATAAACGGTGGATTAATACGGATATGGCGACCAAACCCACTCTTTTCTCACGTTACAGGTAAGTTaaacttcaaaaatattttttatgagtgtttaataattttatagttgtcactaacaaaaattttaccgaACCGAAAGAGTTAG
Proteins encoded:
- the LOC130699943 gene encoding endocuticle structural glycoprotein SgAbd-1-like isoform X2 — encoded protein: MKLFIVAAFLAVAAAVPSSYKPEYNAPGYPAPSYPVPKYTTPSYPAAAYPAPAYPAPAYPAPAYPAPVYPAPAYPTPSYNKDNKYADITATSQSDERNLDGSSQWSYGQSDYTTREESQVQKKMQGVAYDSYGKATYEDVMGNTNKGSSYWISPEGDKFTLTWTADDAGFQPKGDHLPVAPVHEYELPVAPVHIPFNGKGYKIY
- the LOC130699943 gene encoding endocuticle structural glycoprotein SgAbd-1-like isoform X1 encodes the protein MKLFIVAAFLAVAAAVPSSYKPEYNAPGYPAPSYPVPKYTTPSYPAAAYPAPAYPAPAYPAPAYPAPVYPAPAYPTPSYNKDNKYADITATSQSDERNLDGSSQWSYAQSDYTTREESQVQKKMQGVTYDSYGKESYGEVLGNTNKGSSYWVSPEGEKFTLTWAADEAGFQPKGDHLPVAPVHEYELPVAPVHEYELPVAPVHIPFNGKGYKIY
- the LOC130699943 gene encoding larval cuticle protein LCP-22-like isoform X3; translated protein: MKLFIVAAFLAVAAAVPSSYKPEYNAPGYPAPSYPVPKYTTPTYPAPVYPAPAYPTPSYNKDNKYADITATSQSDERNLDGSSQWSYAQSDYTTREESQVQKKMQGVTYDSYGKESYGEVLGNTNKGSSYWVSPEGEKFTLTWAADEAGFQPKGDHLPVAPVHEYELPVAPVHEYELPVAPVHIPFNGKGYKIY